The following are encoded together in the Pedobacter steynii genome:
- the yajC gene encoding preprotein translocase subunit YajC yields the protein MISTVILQAGGSGMLGTLVPMVLIMVVFYFFMIRPQVKKAKDHKKLVEDLKKGDKIVTTAGIHGRIVDMNDTTFLIEVEGGTKIRFDKTAISLDATKAAAPKADVAKTDAAKA from the coding sequence ATGATATCAACAGTAATCTTACAAGCAGGTGGCAGCGGTATGCTAGGTACCCTGGTACCGATGGTTTTAATCATGGTCGTATTTTATTTCTTTATGATCAGACCACAGGTTAAAAAAGCAAAAGACCACAAAAAACTGGTTGAAGACTTGAAAAAAGGTGATAAAATCGTAACTACTGCCGGAATTCACGGAAGAATCGTTGACATGAACGATACTACTTTCTTAATTGAAGTAGAGGGGGGTACTAAAATCCGTTTTGATAAAACTGCGATCTCTTTAGATGCAACGAAAGCTGCAGCTCCTAAAGCAGATGTTGCAAAAACTGACGCTGCAAAAGCTTAG
- a CDS encoding DUF1573 domain-containing protein, giving the protein MKQILLLAIAAMTFASCQQNTAKTPAESTAATSTTAEGTGTPVAAADAAVMTFDNGIYNFGKITTGEKVHYSYKFKNTGKSPLIISNATATCGCTIPEVPKEPIQPGAEGEIKVVFDSMGKFGMQDKVITVTSNANPSVAELHLTGEIQEAK; this is encoded by the coding sequence ATGAAACAAATCTTGTTATTGGCAATTGCAGCGATGACATTTGCATCATGCCAGCAAAACACAGCAAAAACACCTGCAGAAAGCACAGCGGCAACAAGTACAACAGCTGAAGGTACCGGAACTCCTGTTGCGGCAGCAGATGCAGCAGTGATGACCTTTGATAACGGAATTTACAATTTTGGTAAAATAACTACCGGAGAAAAGGTTCACTACAGTTATAAATTTAAAAATACCGGTAAAAGCCCGCTGATCATCAGCAATGCTACGGCTACTTGTGGCTGTACCATTCCGGAAGTACCGAAAGAACCGATTCAGCCAGGTGCTGAAGGAGAGATCAAAGTGGTATTCGATAGCATGGGTAAATTTGGTATGCAGGATAAAGTAATTACAGTGACTTCTAATGCCAATCCATCTGTTGCAGAACTACACCTGACCGGAGAGATTCAGGAAGCAAAATAA
- the nusB gene encoding transcription antitermination factor NusB: protein MTDKRDLASSKKALMQSIDSVYEMYIWMLSLLVEVTEYTSIDATERANKHLPTAEDLNPNMKLLHNKFAVTLKENPAFIDMVNKYQINWLSDPEFVKGIFNTLKTTPEYLAYLSDEDNSLEESKTIIKYIFRKIILKSHNIIQAFEDKFINWSVDKEVMQGMVAKTLKNFTSEDPRKNKLTPISQDWEEDKKFVEDLFVYTLKNNKEYQDLIAERTKNWESERIALMDTILMKMAICELLNFPSIPVKVTINEYLDLSKDYSTPKSNSFINGILDKILGDLKRTDSIHKIGRGLIEE from the coding sequence ATGACAGACAAGAGAGATTTAGCTTCTTCCAAGAAAGCACTAATGCAGAGTATTGACAGTGTGTACGAAATGTACATCTGGATGCTTTCGCTCCTTGTTGAGGTTACAGAATACACCAGCATTGATGCTACTGAAAGGGCAAATAAGCATTTGCCTACAGCAGAGGATCTCAATCCGAACATGAAACTGCTCCACAATAAGTTTGCGGTAACTCTGAAAGAGAACCCAGCCTTTATTGACATGGTGAACAAATACCAGATCAACTGGTTATCTGATCCGGAATTTGTAAAAGGTATCTTCAATACCTTAAAGACTACTCCTGAATACCTGGCTTACCTTAGCGATGAGGACAATAGCTTAGAAGAATCCAAAACCATTATTAAATACATCTTCAGAAAGATTATTTTGAAAAGTCACAACATTATTCAGGCTTTTGAGGATAAATTTATCAACTGGTCGGTTGATAAAGAAGTGATGCAGGGTATGGTGGCGAAGACCTTGAAGAATTTTACATCTGAGGATCCCCGTAAAAATAAACTGACTCCGATCAGTCAGGATTGGGAAGAAGACAAGAAATTTGTCGAAGATCTTTTTGTTTATACCTTGAAAAACAACAAAGAATATCAGGACCTGATTGCCGAGCGTACCAAAAACTGGGAATCTGAAAGGATTGCATTAATGGATACCATTTTAATGAAGATGGCGATTTGTGAACTGCTAAACTTCCCTTCGATACCGGTTAAAGTAACCATTAATGAATATCTGGATCTTTCAAAAGATTACAGTACTCCGAAAAGTAATTCATTTATTAACGGTATCTTAGATAAAATTTTAGGTGACCTGAAAAGGACAGACAGTATCCATAAAATCGGTCGCGGACTTATAGAAGAATAG